A region of Acidobacteriota bacterium DNA encodes the following proteins:
- a CDS encoding YchJ family protein, with translation MAQIERKGTDPCPCGSGNILDGCCGPYLAGAPAPTAEALMRARYTAYTAADLDFIERSTHSRSRAAFNRESALEWAEQSEWRGLEILGAAGGGEGDSEGTVEFIATYVRDGETVDHHEIASFRREDGAWAFVDGRITRRPFRRDQPKTGRNDPCPCGSGKKYKKCCGQGQA, from the coding sequence ATGGCCCAGATCGAACGGAAGGGGACCGATCCGTGTCCCTGCGGCAGCGGCAATATTCTGGACGGGTGCTGCGGCCCGTATCTCGCCGGCGCGCCGGCGCCCACGGCGGAGGCGCTGATGCGCGCGCGCTACACGGCCTATACGGCGGCCGACCTGGACTTCATCGAGCGGAGCACGCACTCGCGCTCCCGGGCCGCGTTCAACCGCGAGAGCGCGCTCGAGTGGGCCGAACAATCGGAGTGGCGGGGGCTCGAGATCCTCGGCGCCGCCGGGGGCGGGGAAGGGGACTCCGAGGGGACCGTGGAGTTCATCGCCACCTACGTCCGCGACGGGGAGACGGTCGACCACCACGAGATCGCGTCCTTCCGCAGGGAGGACGGGGCCTGGGCGTTCGTGGACGGCCGCATCACGAGGAGGCCCTTCCGCCGCGACCAGCCCAAAACGGGCCGGAACGACCCCTGTCCCTGCGGCAGCGGAAAGAAATACAAGAAGTGCTGCGGGCAGGGACAGGCGTAG